Sequence from the Aquimarina sp. Aq107 genome:
TATGCAGGTAATCCAAGTGTACAATTACGTTTTAATGTATTGACAGGAACTGGTACAAGTGGATGGCAAAGTGATATTGCTATTGATGCCGTAAGCATCCAAAATGGTACAGGAAATCCTAATCCAACTTGTGATAGTATCGACTTTAATGACTTTACAATCACCTCTTTTTCTAACCAAGATAGTGCAGGAAATTTCTCTATACAGAATGGAGGAAGAGCTTTATCGCTAACTAATAATACTTGGAAATATATTAGCCTTAATTATACAGTTACTGCAAATACGGTGATTGAATTTGATTTTAGCAGCACTTCTCAAGGAGAGATTCATGCCGTAGGTTTTGAAGACAACAATTCACTAACATCTTCGCGTTATTTTAAGGTACACGGTACTCAAAATTATGGAGTAACGAATTTTGATAATTATTCCTCTGGTACAACTACTTATGTTATTCCTGTTGGGAATTTTTATACAGGAGCTATGGATAGATTGGTTTTTATCAATGATAATGATGCTGGATCAGGAAATAATTCAATTTTCTCTAATGTAAAAATATATGAAGGATCATGTAACGGTTTATCAGCAACAGAAATAATTGCTAATCTAGATGATAAAAGACCAATTATGGGAACTGATAAAGAAGGTATCGAAGCGATAAAAATGTCTCCCAACCCAACATCTGATCAGTTTTCACTCCAGTTAAGTTCTCAAAGTACAGAAGATGCTATAGTACATATATATAACACATTAGGACAGAAAAAGTATGAAGCTATATTAAACCCTGGAATCAATAATTTTTCTGCACGTAATTTGTCGCTTAGTTCTGGAGTTTATATTGTAAAAATTAAATCAAAGGGTAGCGAAGAGATTACTCAAAAATTAATTGTTAGATAATTCATAACAATATATCAAACCAGTAATTTGCATAAGATGCTTCGGTAAGTAATACTGGAGCATCTTTTTTTTACACTTTGTGAAATTTGTGGATAATTAAGATTGTTAAGAATGCGAAATAACATTTCTTATATTTGTTACACTAACAATCATCATTTGGAATTCGGTAAAAATTTATTGTTTTTTTTTTAGTGCTTTAGGAGCTTTTAATGGGCTCTTTCTTAGCCTCTATTTTGGGTTTTTAATTAAGAATAAAAGCAGAGCCACTCTTTTTTTAGCAGCTCTTTTATTTGTAATAAGTGTTCGTGTTACTAAATCTGTTTTCTTAACATTTTATCCAGGTACATCTTCTATATTCGTTAGTGTAGGGTTGACAGCTTGTTTTTTAATTGGCCCATTTTTATATCTATATACCAAAATTGCTATAAACCCTCTCAAAGTCCATAAATGGAATTGGTTATTTCATATTGTTCCAGTGTTGATATTTATGACGATCATTAGTATTGAATATCCATATAGAGAATACAAACACTTATGGTGGCGTAGTCCACCAAGAATATTTGGATCACTTTTATTTATCCAATGGACAATATATACAATAGCAGCTATTTATCAATCAAGAAATAGGTTTAGGAAACTTTGGAGTAAAACTGAGAAGATTACTACGTTGGATTTTTGGATCATTAATATCGTTACGGGTGGTTTTATTATTTGGTTAGCATATAATACCACAACCTATACCTCTTATATAGTTGGAGCATTGTCATTTTCATTTACCTTTTACATCACTTTGGTCATTTGGATTATAAAGCGGAGAAATAGTACACTTACCTTTGTTACGCCTATAGTAAAATATGCCAATAAAAAGATAGATCAGGAAAAGGCATCTTCTATTGCTGATAGATTGAATGTTTTATTTAAAAAAGAAGAAATACATCGTGATCCTAATCTAAAGTTATTAGATGTTGCTAGTAAACTTGATGTAAAACCGCACGAACTTTCTCAGTACCTTAATGATAACCTAGGACTAAGTTTTTCTAGTTACATTAACACGTATCGCGTAAAAACTGCGACAGAATTAATTAAGACAAATACATTACTTACTTTAGAAGCCATTGGTAATGAATGTGGTTTTAAATCGAATTCTACTTTTTATACTGCTTTTAAAAAACAAGAGGGGATGACACCATCTCAGTTCAAAAAATCCTTTAAATAACACGTGTTTTTTCTACGGAATTATAAATCCGAAGAACGTGAACTTCTTTTGTATATTGATTTTTAAGGTTTTCAAATAGATTAGCATTCTAAATCAATCTTTTAAAAATCGAACAATGAAAAATTTATTGCTATTATCTATATGTTTAATTATTTTTCAAATAACTTCTGGGCAATCAGATAAAGATCAAATAACTGAAACTCTTCTACATTATATAGAAGGAACCGCAAATGGAGCGCCAGATAGAATAAAAAAAGCCTTTCATAAAGATTTAAATTTATATTCAATTTCTAACGATACTTTAAGTATTAGATCTGGTAAAAAGTATATTGGCTATTTTAAAGAAGGCCAAAAACGCGAAAGAGTAGGTAAGATCGTTTCTATTGATGTTGTTAATGATGCAGCAATAGCCAAAGTAGAGATCGATGTGCCAACTAGAAAAAGATTATATACTGATTACATGATGTTATTAAAGGTAAAGGGAGCCTGGAAAATCATACATAAATCATATACTCATATTAATTACTAAATCGACTAAATTTTATGACTGGTACTTCGATATTTAAATGTTTCATTTTATTTTATATCTGTGCTGGGATAGTTTGTTATTCGCAAGCTCAAGACTCTGATGCTACGGTAAAAAAATTAGAAACTAAGTTAGATTCTTTGATAAACCATGCTTTAGAAAATGAGCATATTCCTGGGGCAGCATTTATTATTGTAAAAGATGGAAAGACGCTATTAAAAAAAGGATACGGATATACCAGTTTAGGTGAAGGAATTAGAAGAGTAGATCCGGATTCAACCATTTTTAGGATAGGATCTGTAATCAAAACTTTTACTTCAACTGCTTTGCTTCAACTAATTGACAAAGAGTTAATTGAAATAAATACAGATGTAAATAATTATCTAACATCTGTAAAAGTACCTACTACTTTTATGGAACCTGTTACATCAGCACATTTACTAAATCATAGTGCTGGTTTTGATGAATTAACAGGTCGTGTTGTATATAATGAACAGGCATCTATTCCATTAAAGGAATTTCTAAAAGACCGATTAGTTCGTGTACGCAGACCAGGAATGATCTCTAGTTATTCGTCATACGGAATTGCGTTAGCAGGATTATTAGTAGAAGATATCAGCGGTTTAAAACTTGATCAATATATGAAAAAACACATTTGGGAACCACTAGGAATGAATATGACATCTATGTTTTTAAATGAACAAGTTGAAAATTATGCTTTCTTGGGGATATGAATATCGTAACGGAATTAATATGCCACAACCTTGGGAGTATTATCATACGTACCCAGCTTCTGATATCAATAGTACTGTTGCAGATATGGGAAAGTATCTTAATATGCATTTAAACAATGGAGTATTTAATAATGAAAAGATACTAAGCGCCGAATTAGCGAAACTGATGAAACAACCACAATTAAGAGTGCATAAAAAAGTAGAAGCTTTTGCATATGGGTTCTACGAAGAAGATGCGCATGGTTTTAGAACAATAAGCCATGGAGGCGATATGCAAGGATATTCATCGTATATGGCAATGGTGGCAGAAAAGAAACTGGGAGTTTTTATCGTGCATCATCATGAAGGAACTCGATTGAGATATGCCATTATGGATGAAATTTTAAAAACGTTCAAGGAAGATCGGCAAGAAACACCTTTGAAACCTTTAATAGAAAAAACTGAACTCGATAAACTAGCAGGACATTATATGTGGACTACACATTGTCATAGCTGTGTGGATGGTTGGAAACCAAATCGACAAGAATTAGTTGTAAACGATGATCAAACATTTACAATTATGAATCGAACTTATAAAGAAATAGAACCTTTGCTATTTAAAAGTACAGACGGTATGCGTATTATCAGTTTTGTAGAAAATGAAACCGGTGTGATAGAATATATGTCTTTGGGTGGAGTTAATATGTTTGAAAAAGTGGATTAATAATCATTTGTAAGAGGTATTTTGGTAATAGCTAATTGCATTTTTAATTAAAATTATAGTAGAATAACAGATAAGCACACAATAATCGAATATTTATTCGATTATTGTGTTTATATTTGCCCCGTGAGAGTAAAAGATGAACATAAACGACAGGCAATAGTAGCACATACTTTGGACATAGTTTCTAAAAAAGGATTCGCAGGCATAAAAATGTCTACATTGGCCCAAAGAATAGGTATTTCGGTTTCCACATTGTATGTCTATTATGAGAATAAAGATGATCTCATAGTATCCATTGCAAGTGAATTGATCACTCGCATTACTAAAAATAGTGTTCAAGATATTACTGAAGATTTACCTTTTAAATTAAGGATGAAAACTGTTTGGTTATACTGGATTAATTTTAGTATAAATCACAGTAAGGAGATGAGTTTTATAACACAGGTAAAAAAGTCCCCATACTATGAAAAGATTCCAACAACAATAATAGAAACCAAAAATAGAATCGGAACAGAGTTGTTTGAACTAGGTAAAAACGAAGGGCTTATTAGAGATATCGATAATGAAATTTTGGAAGCTACCATTGGGGCACTTTTGTATGAAACTGTTAACCTCATTATCAATAAGAAAATACAGTTAAACAAAAAAGATATGGATATGATGTTTTCCTTTGTTTGGAATGCTATTAAAAGTTAATTTTTTTATTCTAAAAAAGAATATTTATTCGATTATAAAAGATAAGAATCTTAAAACAACTAATGAAAAATAAATTTTTTAAATATTTAAAACGAATGATTGCAGGTATAGGAATTCTTGTTGGTATAGTGTTACTAATAGCTATTTTGTTTATTAATTTAAGTCCTGAGTTTGGAGGTAAGGCAACAGATGAACAACGAGATTCATATGCTTCTTCTAAAAATTATAAGGATGGTAAGTTTATAAACACTAATGAGGTAAAGCTAGATATGAGTCTAAGTGATATGGGTAAGAGTCTTATTGGATATTTAAAATCTCAACCGAACACAGTACCTAAGGATAATTTACCTATTAAAGAAGTGGATTCTTTGGATATTGTAGAGTTTAAAAAAGAGTCTAGTCTTATCTGGTTTGGCCATTCCTCATTTTTGTTACAGGTAAATCATAAAAATATATTGATAGATCCAATGTTAGGCAATGTACCAGCACCACATCCCTTGTTAGGAGGTAAGCGTTTTAGTAAAAGTCTTCCAATAGAAATAGAAAAAATGCCTAAAATAGATGCCGTTCTTATTTCTCATGATCATTATGATCACTTAGATTATGGTTCAATTCAGAAACTAAAAGGTAAAGTAACTATGTTTTATACGCCATTAGGAGTTGGAATTCATTTACAAAAATGGGGAATAGAAAAAGAACGAATTATTGAATTAGACTGGTGGGAAGAAATTATGTTTGAAGAAATAAAGTTTATTTGTACGCCTGCACAACATTTTTCTGGAAGAGGACTAGCTGATAGAGCAAAAACATTGTGGAGTTCTTGGATAATTCAATCGGATAAAGAAAACATCTTTTTTAGTGGAGATAGTGGATATGCGGATCATTTCAAACAGATAGGTGAGAAGTACGGTCCATTTGATTTTGCTATGATAGAATGTGGGCAGTACAATGAAATGTGGCCTGATATACATATGTTCCCAGAAGAGACTGCACAAGCGGGATTAGATGTTAGGGCAAAAGTAATAATGCCAATTCATTGGAGCGGTTTTAAGTTGGCAATGCATACTTGGAAAGATCCTATAGAACGAGTTAGCAAGAAAGCTAAAGAATTAAATATTAGTATGATTACTCCAATAATTGGTGAATCTATTTTCCTAAAAGAAAACAACAATCTGAAAAAATCTTGGTGGGAAAATATTGAGTAAATACTACAATTGAGTGTTATACAGATATTTTTTTAGAATACTCCATAAAACTATTTTCAAAACGCTTTAGTTTAGGATCAAGCTTTTCTGAATATAAGACGAATTGACATTTTTTAATACCACGAGTAATAGAAAGGAGTGCAGTATACGCTGCATTTTCAGTCAAAAAACCTGCATCATCAACACTAAATATTTTTAATTGTGAAACACTTAATCCATTAGCTAGTAGTAACTTATTTAATGTTACAGGTGTCGAAATAAGGATATCAAGTCCTTCGAATATTTCTGATTTTTGAAGATCAATATGTAATTCCTCGTGACTTAAATATACTCGTAAGGAGTTATGTTTAGTATATTTTAAGAACAAATCATACAATTCTGTGGCTTTTTCTTTGTTTTTTACAAGCACGATTGCTCTAGGCGCATTACCAACAGCAGTACATTTTAGTTTATGTAAAATAGTAAGAATAAGCGTAGTTGTTTTACCTATATCCGTTGGACCACTGCAAAATACATTAGCGCCACTTTTTATTACAGGAATAGCTTTAGTTTGAAAAGGTGTCGCCAAAGTTATATCTAAGTCCGAGAGTTTTTCCTGTATATCAGCGTGTAGTTTTTTAAAAGGCATAGAATTATAAGAGATATCTTTTTAATATAATTTCTCGACAAATATACTACCAACAAACCGAATAAATTAATATTATTAACTGAACTGTCGGGTTGATTATGAATAGCCATAATTAGGAATTCGCAATAAAGAGAATATAGATGTCCAAATCCTTGTTTTTTACTAAAATCACAAGTGTTTTTACTAATTGGAGTTTTTTCATCTAACTATATTTGTTTGATAAAAAGAAATGAATTGCTAATTGCGAAATATTTAATTTCTAAATTAGTTGTAATGCAAAAATCATAGTTAGTAACATAATGCCTAGAACTATATTCCAAAATATTGTAATTCAAAAATTTGAGGAGGCAACATCTTTAGCTTTTTGTAAGTACACTCCCATACGTTTTTTTGAAATTTTACATATAGAAAAGGGTACAGGAACAATTATTATCAATAACCACAAGGTTAGCTATAGTGATAATCAACTGTTTATTTTAATACCTAGTGACCAATATAATCTGGAAATTGAAACCCCAACTACAGTTTCTGCTATAAAATTTCTAAATAGTTTTTTTAGTAGTTCTAGCTTAGAAGAAAACGAATTACAGCGAAAAGAGTGGTTTAGAAGAATAGAAACGATTTTACATAGTGCGAATAGAACATCTAATTTAGGGTTACAGTTTAATACAGATCAGAGTAGTTTAAACTCTTTATTTACAGTGTTGTGCAATGAATATAATGATGAGAATCTAAAAAATGAAGTTGTACTAAAATCCACAATGCATACTATTTTGCACATTATCTCTAGGAATGTGAATTTTATTTCTTCAAAAATGTCTAGTTCTAAAATTCAGGAGATTATTAATTACATCCATAGCAACATTCATGATTCCGAAAAACTAACAAAAAAGGAATTAGCAGATCAATTTCATATTTCAGAAAACTACATTAGTCAGTATTTTAAAAATAAAATGAATATCGGCTTAAAGAAATACATTCTTAATTACAAATTAAAATTAGCAGAAACTCGCTTAAAATATACAGATTTAACAGTTACTGAAATTTCTCAAGAATTGGGTTTTATAGATAGTAGTCATTTAGATAAAACCTTTCTATCCTATAAAGGAATAACGGCAAAAAAGTATAAAGATAGTTTGAAAACTAGTTTATAATTATAGATTCCTCATTTTTTACTAAATCCTCTTTTTTTCTTACCAAATCTAGGCTCCAGACTCAGCGTAAATTTGAATTATAATTCATAAACAATAGTTATAATGAAAAATTCACAAGAAGTATTTGAGAGTCATATGAAGGCTGTAGACACACTAGAACCTTCTAAAGTAATGGATGATTATACGGATGATGCGATCTTCATAACACCAGAAAAAACGTATAAGGGGAAGCAAGTAATTTTCAATTTTTATAAAAAGTTCCTTCCAAATTTTGACGGTTTTCAATTCAAAACCATCAAACAAGAAGCTCATGATAATGTAGTGTATTTCGTTTGGAGTGGAAAAAACACACATCTAGATATACAACTTGCTACAGACACTTATATCATAGATAATGGAAAAATAAAGCAACACACATTTGCTGCAATTAATAATTAACACTTTTAAATATATACACAATGGACTACAAAAATTTTCAAACATTCACAGCAGAACAAAAAGGCGGAATTTTAACCGTAGATATCAACTTTGGACCTGTAAACGTACAAGGACAAGAAATGTTAGCGGACTTAAGCAGTTTATGTCTTCGTTTAGAACGAGATAGAAGTGTAAAAGTAGTTGTTTTTCAATCTTCTAATCCAGGATATTGGGTATGTCACTATGATACAAATCTCCTAAGGGATATGTCTGAAGAAGCTATACCAAGAAACAAAGTAAAACTACTTGATTTACAATCAGTATTAGAACGATTAAGTAATGTGCCGCAAGCTACTATCGCAAAAATAGAAGGTTTTGCACGTGGCGGGGGTCACGAGATGGCATTAGCTTTAGATATGCGTTTTGCAGCACGTGGTAAAGCAAAATTTATGCAAATGGAAGTAGGTATGGGGATTTTACCATGTGGTGGTGGAGCATCTCGTATGGCAAGACAAGCAGGATTGGGTAAAGCACTAGAAATTATTTTAGGAGCAAGAGATTGGGATGCAGACGAGGCAGAAAAATTTGGTACAATCAATAAGGCTTTAGATGCAGATGAAATAGGAGCTTATGTAGATGCATTAGCAGAACGTATTTCTAAATTTCCAGCAGAATCTATTGAAGCTTGTAAAAGAGCTGTTTATGCTTCTATCGATTTACCTATTGCTGAAGCATTACAAGAAGAAGCCTATCAATTGTTTCAAGCAACTAGCAAAACACCAGCAATAAAGCGATTTACAATTGCAGATGAAAATGGAGCACAATTTGACCACGATAATCAAAAGAACTGGGAAAATATGTTAATTGATTTACAGGAAATCCAAAGAGATTAAGAATTGATTTTATTCAATAATTACAATGGGTGCTCACAAATACGGGGCATCCATTATAAAAAAATAGTATTAAAATGAAAAAAAATAATGCACTAGCACAGGCTCGCGCGCTCATTCTACCATCTCGTGAAGCTTCGCTAAAACGTGAAGTATCTGTTTCCCAATTTTGGAACAGCAACCGAAAACTGCTCGAAAATGCATGGACAGAATGGGAAATCGAAAATAAAGATAGTTTATTGATTCCTGATGAAACACTACTTGATCCAAGTTTACGACAAGCTATTAATGACGCATGGGAAAACCCAGAAAAAGAAAATGCTGTTGCAGACTTATGGAAAGAAATTATTCCAGGTGTTTATTCTACACAATTTTTCAATCTTGAACGTTTAACAGATTTCAGAGATTATCTAGAAGAAGTGATAAAATCACAAATTCCTAAGCGTCCACCATATGGTATCCAATTAAATCGTTACGGAATTATGCTTGACCCACGCTCCGAAGGACATCTAGCAGCACCTAATTTTCAAACATTTTATAATGATATGATGAACCGTTATATGCGTCCAATTGCTCGTTTGTTATTAGGTACTTACGGTTATGATAATCAAACATTTGGTTTTTCGATTCAATATAATCCTGATAAAGATAAAGATTTGCATGCGCACACTGACGCTTCAGCTGCTACTTTGAATATCAATATTAACTTACCCGATGAAGAATTTACAGGTTCACAAGTTGATTTTCATGATAAAACTACGGGAAAAATTGTACAGACTATTTTTGAACCGGGTAAAGCAATAATCCATCGTGGTGATGTCCCACACGCTACACATCCTATCACTAGTGGACAACGCAGCAATTTGGTTGTTTGGTTATACGGAGATCACATGCAAATCCCTAGAGCTAATACAAGCAGTTATGGTAGTTCTGATAATTCGATATCTAAATTTGATGAACCAAAAAACATAACAGCTCAACAACGTTGGAATATACCAGACACACCCAAAGACACTTTTGCACCATTCTAAAAAGTCTAATTCTATAAGGTGATTATTCATCAATTACGCAAAGGATGTTTTAACATATTTTTAATAAATGATTTATTAAGTAGAAAGAATGATTTGCTAAATATAAGTTGTTGATATTTAAAGACTTAATTCTCTATAAAACATAGGGGTTATTTAATTTAACAAAACCATCAAAATATGTACACTAAAAAGAATTACTCAATAGGAAGAATGTTAAGCTGGACAAGAAGAGACATTTTTTTATTTTTCTTATTTTCAACAGTCCCAGTAATATTATACGAAATATTAGATTGGAAATGGTTACATCTGCCTTGGTTACCAATCGGTTTAGTAGGTACTGCTCTTGCCTTCATAATTGGTTTTAAGAATAACGCGTCTTATGGCAGGTTATGGGAAGCTAGAAAAATATACGGTGGTATCGTAAATGCATCTAGGCTTTTAGCAACAATGGTAAATGATTTTATAACAAATGAATATGCAATTCAAGATAAAACTGAAGAAGAGTTTTTTGAAATTAAAAAGACAATTATTTTTCGTCATGTTGCTTGGATGACGGCATTGAGACATGCACTACGTATAAAGAAACCTTGGGAAACTACAATAAGTAATAAATCCGATCAAGAGGTGATGAAAAAAATGCATATATAGGAGTATGTATTTACATTAAAAAAGGAACTTGAGGGCTATTTGTCGAAGGAAGAAAAAAGTTATGTTTTAGGTAAAGCCAATAAACAAACTGCTGCTCTTAATCTTCAATCAAAACATTTTAAAGATCTAAAAATGGATGGATTAATTGATGATTTCAGGCATATAGAGTTCAAAAATATTATTGGAGAACTGTTCACTCTACAAGGTAAAGCAGAAAGAATAAAGAATTTCCCTTATCCAAGACAATTTGCTACACTTAATTTGTTCTTCGCTTGGATTTTTGTCAGCTTATTACCGTTTGGTCTAATAAGTGAGTTTGATAAAATTGGGCGTGCATTAATCAACTCAGCAAATACAGATAGCTTGTATAATGCTATAGTTGAAAATTTTGTTTGGTTATCGATTCCATTTAGTATAGTAATATCCTGGATTTTCTTTACAATGGAACGTATTGGAGACGTTTCAGAAAACCCTTTTGAGGGGATAGCTAATGATGTTCCGATAACCACAATTTCTAGAGGAATAGAAATAGATATAAGAGAAATGATCGGAGATGACAAAAATATGATCCCAGATCCGCATCCAGAATATGAACATACACAGATGTAAATTATAATCCTTTTATACTATTTTGGGCCTAGTAATCTGGATCTGCTTAACAAAAGTATATGATTTAATCTACTTATAATTGATGATGTAATATAACTCCATCATACCCTGCTGCATATAATTTATCTTTTATTATAATTATGTCTTGTAGAAAATTATTAGCTACAAGTATTTCTTTGGTTTTTTTAGAACTCCTATCAATAGATATTACCTTATTGTCATCGCCACAAGTAATTATCTTTTTTTGATTATGATAAATAATTGAACGAATGATATCGCTATGTACTTTAGTTCTGGTTATCTTTTTTGTTATTGTAGAGAACTCTATCAAAGTTCCATCTTTGGATCCGGCCAAGATGAGATCATTTTTTTCAGTGTTTAAACAAAATAAAGGTTGATCGTATTTATAAACAATACGTGATGCCTTTGTTTTAGAAAACATATCCGTAATACATATGTTACCATCTTCACAACAGCTTATTATTTTATTCCCCATAATAGACAATCCCCAGATCCAGTGATGATGTACTTGTATAGTTTTAATTAAAGTAAGAGTAGTATCCAATAAATATATGTTTCCGCTAGTTCCAGCTGCAATTATTAAGTTGTTTTGGAAGCATACTAGATTTAAAATCATTTCTTTAAGTCGAATAGAGGATAATACTTCGCCTGATGTATTCCATTTTTTTATAGTAAAATCTCTAGAACAGGATATAAATTCATTGTTTTGGAAATGTATCATTTTAAATATAGATTTCGAATGAAATTCCATCGTGCTTAGTAGCGTAAGATTTGTATTCCAACGTTTTATTTTTTTGTCTCTCCCACAACTTAAAAATTCTTTTTTATTCAATTTAAGTAAATCCCAAATGTATCCTTGATGATGATCGCTTTTTTGATTACTACTTTTAATAAAAATATCTGATCTAAGAATGTATTTATTACCCTTAGTAACTTTTGCTCCAGTGTGCCATATTTTATGATCAAAGATTAATAATTTTCCTTTTCGAGGATGAATTGTTTTAACAGGTTGATTATCGGTTTTTGATTTATAAAACATTGTTTCTCCATTATCGAAACATGTATTGTCATTTAAATATAATAGAAATGTAAATTTGGATTCATATGTTGAGTTGGGATAATATACCCCATCTTGATGCTTAGAAAATAATTGATCTTCCTGATATCTACAAAATCTAATTTTATCATTGATACCAGTAATTTTTGTGACAATACAAGGGATTTTTAAATGTTTTAGTTTTCTGAATAAATAGGAAGATAATGCTATGTTATTTTCTACTATACGATCATTATTCCTATAATAATTGGGATAATGAGTTATAGCCTTTTCAAAACTTTGTTTTCTAGTATTCAATATCTTATCAATTTCTGTATCCGACAAGAAATCGTCGATTTCTATAAGAAGCAGATTGTTGACTTTGGTAATCGTATTCATCTAAAGTGTTTACAAGGTTCAAAAAACAAAGTTCTAAGAACTATAAAACCCTTGCATTGATGTATGGTAAGATTTATTCTCTAACAGCAGTTTTTCTAATACGACTTAACGATTCTGGTGTTATTCCTAAGTACGAAGCAATATAATGATGCGGTATACGGTTAAGGAGATCGGGATACAATTTTATAAAACTTTCATATCGATCTGATGCATTTTGGTATTGTAATGATTCTATTCGTTCAATGGCTAATAAATAATTAAATTCAGCCATTAATCTTCCAAAAGTATTTAGTGATTGACTGATTTCATAAAGAGACTTCCATTGTGTATAGTCTATAGATATTACTGTTCCTGGTAGTATACATTCTATAATTTCGTTACTTGGTTGTTCTTTTAATAAGCTAACAAATGAAGCAACAATTGGATTTCGTGATGTATAGTTAAAATAGCTAGTAATTTCTTTACCATCTTTTAGTTGATAAACTCTATAAATACCTGAGATAACAAATTTTACAGACTTACAAATCTGTTCTTGTTTTATTATAATATCTCCTTTATCATAATTTTCTAAAGAAAGTTTAGATTGGAGTGCTTTGATATCTGTTTCAGATAGATTGACCCACTTAGAAATAAAATTGATTAATTCTTGATATATTATAGATTCATTCATAATTCTAATAAAATTACAAAGTTTGGAGCAATTTTATATCCTGTAAAATATGAATTGTAATTTTATCTCGAAACCTACTTATATCAAGCGCTATATT
This genomic interval carries:
- a CDS encoding 2OG-Fe(II) oxygenase codes for the protein MIPDETLLDPSLRQAINDAWENPEKENAVADLWKEIIPGVYSTQFFNLERLTDFRDYLEEVIKSQIPKRPPYGIQLNRYGIMLDPRSEGHLAAPNFQTFYNDMMNRYMRPIARLLLGTYGYDNQTFGFSIQYNPDKDKDLHAHTDASAATLNININLPDEEFTGSQVDFHDKTTGKIVQTIFEPGKAIIHRGDVPHATHPITSGQRSNLVVWLYGDHMQIPRANTSSYGSSDNSISKFDEPKNITAQQRWNIPDTPKDTFAPF
- a CDS encoding Crp/Fnr family transcriptional regulator, producing the protein MNESIIYQELINFISKWVNLSETDIKALQSKLSLENYDKGDIIIKQEQICKSVKFVISGIYRVYQLKDGKEITSYFNYTSRNPIVASFVSLLKEQPSNEIIECILPGTVISIDYTQWKSLYEISQSLNTFGRLMAEFNYLLAIERIESLQYQNASDRYESFIKLYPDLLNRIPHHYIASYLGITPESLSRIRKTAVRE
- a CDS encoding enoyl-CoA hydratase/isomerase family protein, which codes for MDYKNFQTFTAEQKGGILTVDINFGPVNVQGQEMLADLSSLCLRLERDRSVKVVVFQSSNPGYWVCHYDTNLLRDMSEEAIPRNKVKLLDLQSVLERLSNVPQATIAKIEGFARGGGHEMALALDMRFAARGKAKFMQMEVGMGILPCGGGASRMARQAGLGKALEIILGARDWDADEAEKFGTINKALDADEIGAYVDALAERISKFPAESIEACKRAVYASIDLPIAEALQEEAYQLFQATSKTPAIKRFTIADENGAQFDHDNQKNWENMLIDLQEIQRD
- a CDS encoding 2OG-Fe(II) oxygenase, whose amino-acid sequence is MNTITKVNNLLLIEIDDFLSDTEIDKILNTRKQSFEKAITHYPNYYRNNDRIVENNIALSSYLFRKLKHLKIPCIVTKITGINDKIRFCRYQEDQLFSKHQDGVYYPNSTYESKFTFLLYLNDNTCFDNGETMFYKSKTDNQPVKTIHPRKGKLLIFDHKIWHTGAKVTKGNKYILRSDIFIKSSNQKSDHHQGYIWDLLKLNKKEFLSCGRDKKIKRWNTNLTLLSTMEFHSKSIFKMIHFQNNEFISCSRDFTIKKWNTSGEVLSSIRLKEMILNLVCFQNNLIIAAGTSGNIYLLDTTLTLIKTIQVHHHWIWGLSIMGNKIISCCEDGNICITDMFSKTKASRIVYKYDQPLFCLNTEKNDLILAGSKDGTLIEFSTITKKITRTKVHSDIIRSIIYHNQKKIITCGDDNKVISIDRSSKKTKEILVANNFLQDIIIIKDKLYAAGYDGVILHHQL
- a CDS encoding bestrophin family ion channel, which codes for MYTKKNYSIGRMLSWTRRDIFLFFLFSTVPVILYEILDWKWLHLPWLPIGLVGTALAFIIGFKNNASYGRLWEARKIYGGIVNASRLLATMVNDFITNEYAIQDKTEEEFFEIKKTIIFRHVAWMTALRHALRIKKPWETTISNKSDQEVMKKMHI
- a CDS encoding nuclear transport factor 2 family protein, which gives rise to MKNSQEVFESHMKAVDTLEPSKVMDDYTDDAIFITPEKTYKGKQVIFNFYKKFLPNFDGFQFKTIKQEAHDNVVYFVWSGKNTHLDIQLATDTYIIDNGKIKQHTFAAINN
- a CDS encoding bestrophin family ion channel, whose protein sequence is MSKEEKSYVLGKANKQTAALNLQSKHFKDLKMDGLIDDFRHIEFKNIIGELFTLQGKAERIKNFPYPRQFATLNLFFAWIFVSLLPFGLISEFDKIGRALINSANTDSLYNAIVENFVWLSIPFSIVISWIFFTMERIGDVSENPFEGIANDVPITTISRGIEIDIREMIGDDKNMIPDPHPEYEHTQM